The genomic region CGCTTTCGAAAGAGAGCGGGGGTTTTTTGTTGGGCGGAATCGTGTCATTGCGAGCGGAGCGAAGCAATTCATCACCTGAACTTTCAACATTGTTCAGTCCGACATTTTAGGAGATGGATCGCCACGTCGCTGCGCTCCTCGCGATGACGGGAAGGGGGAAAGGCAGGGTGTGTTTGACAAAATGTGCCGCATGTGTTACATTGTATGACAAATGACATACATCCCTAAAGGTGAAGCTATGAAGACGGACGTTGTGAATGCGCGGGTTGAACCCGCCCTTAAAGCCTCGGCGGAGAAAATATTTCGCACGCTTGGCATGAATACAACCGATGCGATCTCTATTTTTTTAAGTCAGGTCGTGCTGCGTAAAGGCCTGCCCTTTGATGTGCGTATCCCGAATGCTGAAACACGTAAAGCCATAGCGGAGGTTAAGGCAGGGAAGGGGAAGCGCTATAAAACGGCGCAAGACATGATGGATGATATATTGTCGTGAAAACGTTTTTTGCTGGCAACGCGTTTCGAAAAGACCTTAAGCTTGCGGCCAAGCGCGGCAAGGCGACGAAGAAACTCCAATCCATTCTTGATTTGCTGCTGACCGATGAAGACTTGCCTTCTCGATGCAGACCGCATCGGCTCTCTGGCGCTTATGCCGGATTATGGGAGTGCCACATTGAGCCGGATTGGCTCTTAATTTATGATGTTACAGAAAAAGAGGTTCGGCTTTACCGAACGGGCACGCACGCCGACTTATTTGAGTAAGCCCTTTACTCCCTTGGGGGCGAGAAGCCGTCTTCTTCTTTCAAGGTGGGGGTTGAGGTCTTGTCTGTTTGGTCGGCCTCGTCGCCCGCTGCGTTGCTTTCCGCCCCATTGATTGTCGGCGCGATTTGTTCGTTGGTCATCAAGGGGAGGGCGTTTTTGCCAGGCCCTACGGTCTTATAGGCGATGGCAAGGCCAAAGAAGATGGCGACCCATAGCGCGATGTTTTTTAAGTTTTTACCTTGGTTGAGCCTGAAGACGCTGGGCGCGATCATAAGCACGATGGCGACCCCAAAAAGGGCCGAGAGAATTTGAGTGGTTTTGTCCATTTTATCGGCTCGATCATTGGGGTTATAACGTATCGTAGAATGGCGAGACCTATAATAAAGAAAAGAGTTTCCTTGTGAAAGAGCGGATTTTTCTCTTTTTTAGGCCTTTTAGAAGGATTTTGCTTGAAGTTGCTCTTGCGGGCAGCCACACTGCGCCGCGCGTCATGGAGCGTAGGCGCTTCCCCATTACAAAAACAAGAAGGTTTTTATGAAAGTCGATGCCAACACCGTCCGTAAGGGCCATGTTCTTGAGCACAACAACAAACTTTGGGTTGTGATCAAAAGTGAAATTATGATCCCCGGTAAGGGGAACGCGATCGTTCAGATCGATATGAAGGATGTCCGCACGGGCATCAAGACGAACGAGCGGTTCCGCACGCAGGAGTCGGTTGAGCGCGTTCAGCTGTCCGATCACGAAATGCAATTCCTGTTCGTCAGCGATGGCGATTATACCTTTATGGATCAGGAATCGTTCGAGCAATACGTCGTGCAGGCCGATATCATCGGCGATGCCGCGGTGTATTTGCAAGACGGCATGGTTTGCAACGTCCAGACCTATGAGGGCACGCCCCTTTCGGTTGATCTGCCCGCGCAGGTGACTCTGGAGATTGTCGAGGCCGATCCCGTCGTAAAGGGGCAGACGGCTTCCTCTTCCTACAAGCCTGCCAAGCTTTCGAATGGCGTGCGTATTCTGGTTCCTCCGTTTATCGAGGCTGGCACGCGCGTTGTTGTTGCCACGGCCGACAACGCCTATGTCGAGCGGGCGAAGGACTAATAACGGAGCTGAATAGAATTTTGAGGAATGAGTGTCCAAGGAAAGGCTGGTAAGCCATTTTCTTGGACACTTTTTTGAGGGTTATTTCCTTTTTTATCGTTAAACTGTCGACTTTTGGGCGTTTTTCAAGTGGGGTGTCGCCCGAAATTGTGGTGTTTTTAATAAGTTTTTGTTAGTCTGAATTTAATGGGGTTCTGTTTTTTTAGGAGGTTTCCATGACACGTTCTTTTTCGCTTTCTTTGCTGACTCTCTTGTTGGCCTGTTTTTGGGGCGCGGGAGAGGCTCAAGCAGGGGCGTTGTTTCCGCCACAAGGGGCTGTTTTGGCTGGTGGTCCAGATGGACCCATTAAAGTCTGTCCCTCTGGTCAGACTTTTTTGAAATGGACGGGGGAGGCGGCGGCGTGCGGAAAAGTGTCACAAGAGGTTACGATTCCGAATTGCCCCCCTGGGCAGATGCTTATTGGCGTAACCAATGGAAATCATAATTGCGTTCCCCCGCCTCCCCCTAAACTGGGGCCGGTTTATACTATGCATTTTGGGGATATGGGGTGGTCGCTTTTGAACTGCCCCGATGGCTATGTGATGACGGGCGCAGGCGGTTGGGCCAATACAGGCACCAATATCTATATGAATTGTAGGCAGCTGCAATAAAGGTGGCGGCCTAGACGCAAAAAAAAGCGCGGTGAGAAAACACCGCGCTTTTTTTATTACTTACAAGGCTAAGGTAGAAAACAACCGAAGGGGGTTATTTCTTCATTATGCCTTGGATGTTGTCGATGCCTTCACATACGGCATTGCTAACCGTCTGCATGGTTTCAACGTGGCTTTGCGAGAGAATCTCAGAAAGTTCCTTAAGGCTGGAGACGCACCCTTCAATCGTCGATTTCGTGGCTTCGACTTGCTTGGCCACTTTTTCCTCGGCGGTGGGGGCGGCCATCACGGCCTGCATCAAGCCCGATGTGGCTTCCATGCTTTGACGCGCCAGATCAGATTGGCGGCGCATGTAAGACTGCATGTTTTCGAAAGCCTTTTGATTGTTGGTCGCAATAGCCTCAAGGCCTTTGCGCTGGGCGGCCATCATGGATTCGATATCCACGTTGGGGAGTTTGCACCCGTCCATAGCTTTCGTTAAATCGGGGAATTTTGACATATCCATCATTTTGGACATGTCCATCATCTTCGACATATCTGTCATCTTGGAGGCATCCATAAACTTGGACATATCCATCAATTTCGAAAAATCGACATCGAAGAAAGGGTTTGTTGGGTTTGACATTGGGAGCCCTCATGCCTTGCTAACTGTTGTTTGGATCCGCAAAATCAAGCCATATGACGAATGCGGTATGGTTAACAAAGATGAATATGGCGAATCTTAACCAATTTGTCACGCTTTTTTTTACCTTATTTTTT from Bdellovibrionales bacterium harbors:
- a CDS encoding type II toxin-antitoxin system RelB/DinJ family antitoxin is translated as MKTDVVNARVEPALKASAEKIFRTLGMNTTDAISIFLSQVVLRKGLPFDVRIPNAETRKAIAEVKAGKGKRYKTAQDMMDDILS
- a CDS encoding type II toxin-antitoxin system YafQ family toxin, whose translation is MKTFFAGNAFRKDLKLAAKRGKATKKLQSILDLLLTDEDLPSRCRPHRLSGAYAGLWECHIEPDWLLIYDVTEKEVRLYRTGTHADLFE
- the efp gene encoding elongation factor P, translating into MKVDANTVRKGHVLEHNNKLWVVIKSEIMIPGKGNAIVQIDMKDVRTGIKTNERFRTQESVERVQLSDHEMQFLFVSDGDYTFMDQESFEQYVVQADIIGDAAVYLQDGMVCNVQTYEGTPLSVDLPAQVTLEIVEADPVVKGQTASSSYKPAKLSNGVRILVPPFIEAGTRVVVATADNAYVERAKD
- a CDS encoding phasin family protein, which codes for MSNPTNPFFDVDFSKLMDMSKFMDASKMTDMSKMMDMSKMMDMSKFPDLTKAMDGCKLPNVDIESMMAAQRKGLEAIATNNQKAFENMQSYMRRQSDLARQSMEATSGLMQAVMAAPTAEEKVAKQVEATKSTIEGCVSSLKELSEILSQSHVETMQTVSNAVCEGIDNIQGIMKK